From one Streptococcus oralis genomic stretch:
- a CDS encoding GlsB/YeaQ/YmgE family stress response membrane protein: MLGSMFVGLLVGLLAGALTNRGESMGCFGKMFLGWIGASLGHLLFGTWGPNLAGIAIVPAVLGAMVVLAIFWRRGS, translated from the coding sequence ATGCTTGGAAGTATGTTTGTTGGTCTCCTAGTGGGACTCTTGGCAGGTGCTTTGACCAATCGTGGAGAAAGTATGGGATGCTTTGGGAAAATGTTTCTCGGCTGGATTGGTGCTTCTTTGGGGCACCTGCTCTTTGGAACTTGGGGTCCAAACCTAGCGGGGATAGCCATTGTTCCAGCTGTTTTAGGTGCTATGGTTGTCTTAGCTATTTTCTGGAGACGAGGAAGTTAA
- a CDS encoding pseudouridine synthase, protein MRLDKFLVACAVGSRTEVKNLLKAGRVTVNGKKEKSAKLQINEERDEIRFDGQVLEYEEFVYYMMNKPQGVISATEDSKHRTVLDLLDDIARTKEVFPVGRLDIDTHGLLLLTNDGQLAHALLSPKRHVDKTYLAHVEGIMTQEDVETFVKGIPLKDFTCQPAKLEIVSVDSVKNQSLVRVTIAEGKFHQVKRMVAYCGKEVVDLQRLTMGTLVLDENLERGEWRRLTREELENLLASIA, encoded by the coding sequence ATGAGATTAGATAAATTTTTAGTTGCCTGTGCTGTGGGGAGTCGGACAGAAGTCAAAAACTTGCTCAAGGCTGGGCGGGTGACGGTAAATGGTAAAAAAGAAAAGTCAGCTAAACTGCAGATCAATGAGGAAAGAGATGAGATTCGCTTTGATGGCCAAGTGCTGGAGTATGAAGAGTTTGTCTACTACATGATGAACAAGCCCCAAGGAGTCATTTCAGCGACTGAGGATTCTAAACACAGAACAGTGTTGGACTTGTTGGATGATATTGCTCGGACCAAGGAAGTTTTTCCAGTAGGGCGTTTGGATATTGACACGCATGGCCTCCTGCTTTTGACCAATGACGGTCAGCTTGCCCATGCTCTTCTTTCACCAAAACGTCATGTGGATAAGACCTATCTGGCACACGTCGAGGGAATTATGACCCAAGAAGATGTGGAGACATTTGTCAAGGGCATTCCGCTCAAGGATTTTACCTGCCAGCCAGCTAAGCTGGAGATTGTGTCGGTAGATTCAGTAAAAAATCAAAGTCTGGTTCGTGTGACCATTGCTGAAGGTAAGTTTCATCAGGTCAAACGCATGGTGGCATACTGTGGCAAGGAAGTGGTGGACCTACAACGTTTGACGATGGGGACTCTAGTTTTGGATGAGAACTTAGAACGAGGAGAATGGCGTCGCCTGACCAGGGAGGAGTTAGAGAATCTCCTTGCTAGTATTGCTTAG
- the pepC gene encoding aminopeptidase C, which translates to MNAIQESFTDKLFANYEANVKYQAIENAASHNGIFAALERRQSHVDNTPVFSLDLTKDKVTNQKASGRCWMFAALNTFRHKLISQYKLENFELSQAHTFFWDKYEKSNWFLEQVIATADQELTSRKVSFLLQTPQQDGGQWDMVVALFEKYGVVPKSVYPESVSSSSSRELNAILNKLLRQDAQILRDLLASGADQATVQAKKEDLLQEIFNFLAMSLGLPPRKFDFAYRDKDNNYQSEKGITPQEFYKKYIDLPLEDYVSVINAPTADKPYGKSYTVEMLGNVVGSRAVRYINVPMERLKELAIAQMQTGETVWFGSDVGQLSNRKAGILATDVYDFESSMDIQLTQDKAGRLDYSESLMTHAMVLTGVDLDENGKSTKWKVENSWGDKVGTDGYFVASDAWMDEYTYQIVVRKELLTAEEQAAYEAEPIVLAPWDPMGALAE; encoded by the coding sequence ATGAACGCGATTCAAGAATCATTTACAGATAAACTATTTGCTAACTATGAAGCAAATGTCAAATACCAAGCGATTGAAAATGCTGCCAGCCACAACGGAATTTTTGCAGCCCTAGAACGTCGCCAAAGCCATGTAGACAATACACCTGTTTTCTCATTGGATTTGACCAAGGACAAGGTTACTAACCAGAAAGCCTCTGGTCGTTGCTGGATGTTTGCAGCTCTCAACACCTTCCGCCACAAACTCATCTCTCAATACAAACTGGAAAACTTTGAGTTGTCACAAGCCCACACTTTCTTCTGGGACAAGTACGAGAAATCCAACTGGTTCTTGGAGCAAGTCATTGCGACTGCAGACCAAGAATTGACGAGCCGCAAGGTTAGCTTCCTACTCCAAACCCCTCAACAAGACGGTGGTCAATGGGATATGGTCGTGGCCCTCTTTGAGAAATACGGTGTCGTTCCTAAGTCAGTTTACCCTGAGTCTGTTTCATCTAGCAGCAGCCGTGAGCTCAATGCCATCCTCAATAAATTGCTCCGTCAAGATGCCCAAATCTTGCGTGACTTGCTTGCTTCTGGTGCGGACCAAGCGACTGTTCAAGCTAAGAAAGAAGACCTCTTGCAAGAGATCTTTAACTTCCTTGCTATGTCACTAGGACTTCCACCACGTAAATTTGACTTTGCTTATCGCGATAAGGATAACAATTACCAAAGCGAAAAGGGGATTACACCACAAGAATTTTACAAGAAATATATCGACCTTCCTCTAGAAGATTATGTTTCTGTTATCAATGCTCCGACTGCTGACAAACCATACGGCAAATCTTACACAGTTGAGATGTTGGGAAATGTGGTTGGTAGCCGTGCAGTTCGCTACATCAACGTTCCAATGGAGCGCTTGAAAGAATTGGCGATTGCCCAAATGCAAACAGGAGAAACTGTTTGGTTTGGTTCAGATGTCGGCCAACTTAGCAACCGCAAAGCTGGAATTCTTGCAACAGATGTTTATGATTTTGAATCAAGCATGGACATTCAACTCACTCAAGACAAAGCTGGACGTTTGGACTACAGCGAAAGCTTGATGACCCACGCCATGGTCTTGACAGGTGTGGACTTGGACGAAAATGGTAAGTCAACCAAGTGGAAGGTTGAAAACTCATGGGGAGACAAGGTCGGTACAGATGGTTACTTCGTTGCCTCAGACGCTTGGATGGATGAATACACCTATCAAATCGTTGTCCGTAAAGAATTGCTGACAGCAGAAGAACAAGCTGCCTATGAAGCAGAACCAATCGTACTTGCACCATGGGATCCAATGGGTGCCTTGGCAGAATAA
- a CDS encoding HAD-IC family P-type ATPase, giving the protein MKYLSSQDIKDRQRNISDIKPYKTTKEIVVSNIFTFFNAMNLALAVLVATTLRFENMLFLGVIAINTAIGIFQEVRSKNALEKLSLLGKSKYKVNRDGQTIEIDPEDIVLGEYLHLNIGDQVPVDAEVLEGNIEVDESLLTGESDSVFKTVGDKLMSGSNVVSGTCLVMATAVGPDSYINKLAKSSKEFKKYPSQLRDYMDKILKIVSILLVPVAILLYIRGFSLGRSYVEIVLGSSGALVGMIPEGLILLVSVSLAVAAMKLAKKKVLVQELYCVETLARVDILCFDKTGTITTGNMKVQEMDANVAEKLSSYLAYFEDENATSRALKTYLTCEKKWEVQEVGAFSSKNKYSFVQVKEGGTYFFGAYEFLGFTQPMDAYYEHLKQQGFRILTLAHSRDQITSPANVELLGHVVLSDEIKDNTKETFDYFESQGVEVKIISGDNHVAVYGVARKAGFKEEARAIDMTKVSDDDFERVVLEHEIFGRVTPEQKQKMVSILQNAGKTVAMSGDGVNDVLALKKADISFAMKGATSAAKSVSNIVFLTDDFAVFYDILMEGRRVINNIQKVASLFLTKTFFSIVFAILSVVFGLEFAFIPIQFTIISAITIGIPSFFLTFESNKEKVSTHFMRDILTNAAIGGGVLVASVLLTNFFITVPGQVKFICFLLALINGLCLVAKVSLPFNRYKMLLLTFLSLAALVGVLANTFILQGAFVPLEAKQLLYVAILAVVIGCFHYLTRRKS; this is encoded by the coding sequence ATGAAGTATTTAAGTAGCCAAGACATCAAGGATCGTCAACGAAATATCAGTGACATTAAACCTTATAAAACAACCAAGGAAATCGTCGTTTCAAATATCTTTACCTTCTTTAATGCCATGAACTTGGCTCTGGCAGTTCTGGTAGCCACAACCTTGCGATTTGAAAATATGCTCTTTTTAGGTGTGATTGCTATCAATACAGCCATCGGGATTTTCCAAGAAGTGCGTTCAAAAAATGCCTTAGAAAAGCTAAGTTTGCTTGGTAAAAGTAAGTACAAGGTCAATCGAGATGGTCAAACGATTGAGATTGATCCAGAGGACATCGTACTGGGTGAGTACCTGCATCTCAATATAGGTGATCAGGTGCCTGTAGATGCAGAAGTCCTTGAAGGGAATATTGAAGTTGATGAGTCCTTGCTGACTGGTGAGAGTGATTCGGTCTTTAAAACAGTTGGTGACAAGCTGATGAGCGGAAGCAATGTCGTCAGCGGTACTTGTCTGGTTATGGCAACGGCTGTGGGTCCAGATAGCTATATTAACAAACTCGCAAAATCCAGCAAGGAATTCAAAAAATACCCTTCTCAACTACGCGATTACATGGATAAGATTTTAAAAATCGTCTCGATCTTGCTGGTGCCAGTTGCCATTCTGCTCTATATCAGAGGTTTTAGTCTAGGACGGTCTTATGTTGAGATTGTTTTAGGAAGTTCAGGTGCCTTGGTCGGCATGATTCCAGAGGGTTTGATTCTCTTGGTTAGTGTGTCCCTAGCAGTAGCAGCCATGAAGCTGGCTAAAAAGAAGGTTCTGGTACAGGAGCTATACTGTGTAGAGACCTTGGCGCGAGTAGATATTCTTTGTTTTGATAAGACGGGAACTATCACGACGGGGAATATGAAGGTCCAAGAAATGGATGCTAATGTAGCAGAGAAACTATCTTCTTATTTGGCTTATTTCGAAGATGAAAATGCAACTTCCCGAGCTCTGAAGACTTACTTAACCTGTGAGAAAAAGTGGGAAGTTCAAGAAGTCGGTGCATTTTCAAGTAAAAATAAGTATTCCTTTGTCCAAGTAAAAGAGGGTGGGACCTATTTCTTCGGAGCCTATGAGTTTCTAGGCTTTACCCAGCCGATGGATGCCTACTATGAACATCTAAAACAGCAAGGTTTTCGAATCTTAACACTCGCTCATAGCAGGGACCAGATTACGAGTCCAGCTAATGTGGAACTACTAGGCCACGTCGTTTTGTCAGATGAGATTAAGGACAATACCAAGGAAACCTTTGACTATTTCGAATCTCAAGGTGTTGAAGTGAAGATTATCAGTGGTGATAATCATGTGGCTGTATATGGGGTGGCTCGTAAGGCAGGTTTTAAGGAAGAAGCGCGGGCTATTGATATGACCAAGGTGAGCGATGATGACTTTGAAAGAGTGGTCTTGGAACACGAAATATTTGGACGTGTGACACCTGAACAGAAGCAAAAGATGGTATCTATTTTGCAAAATGCTGGTAAAACAGTTGCCATGAGTGGTGATGGAGTCAATGATGTTCTGGCTCTCAAGAAAGCAGATATTAGTTTTGCCATGAAGGGGGCTACGAGTGCAGCCAAAAGTGTATCCAATATTGTTTTTCTCACAGATGACTTTGCAGTATTTTATGATATCTTGATGGAAGGACGCCGGGTCATTAACAACATCCAAAAGGTAGCCTCTCTTTTTCTAACAAAGACCTTCTTCTCCATCGTTTTTGCCATTTTGAGTGTGGTATTTGGTTTGGAATTTGCCTTTATCCCCATTCAGTTTACAATCATTTCAGCCATTACGATTGGGATTCCATCCTTCTTCCTGACTTTTGAGTCCAATAAAGAAAAGGTTAGCACTCACTTTATGAGAGATATCCTAACCAACGCGGCGATTGGTGGTGGCGTTCTGGTTGCTAGTGTTCTTTTGACCAATTTCTTTATCACTGTCCCAGGTCAGGTCAAATTTATTTGCTTCCTCCTTGCCCTGATCAATGGTCTGTGTCTAGTTGCCAAGGTCAGCTTGCCTTTTAATCGATACAAGATGCTTTTGCTCACGTTTTTGAGCCTTGCAGCCCTTGTTGGTGTACTTGCCAATACTTTTATCCTACAGGGAGCTTTTGTGCCTTTAGAAGCCAAACAGCTACTCTATGTTGCCATACTAGCAGTGGTGATTGGGTGCTTTCATTATCTTACTAGGAGAAAAAGTTGA
- a CDS encoding PTS system mannose/fructose/sorbose family transporter subunit IID produces the protein MAEKIQLSKSDRQKVWWRSQFLQGSWNYERMQNLGWAYSLIPAIKKLYTKKEDQAAALERHLEFFNTHPYVAAPIMGVTLALEEERANGVEIDDAAIQGVKIGMMGPLAGIGDPVFWFTVRPILGALGASLAASGNIVGPLLFFFGWNAIRMAFLWYTQEFGYKAGSEITKDMSGGILKDITKGASILGMFILAVLVQRWVSINFTINLPGKQLSEGAYINFPEGPVTGAELKGILGQALSGMSLDRVQPQTLQGQLDSLIPGLMGLLLTFLCMWLLKKKVSPITIILALFAVGIAARFFGIM, from the coding sequence ATGGCTGAAAAAATTCAATTATCAAAATCAGATCGTCAAAAAGTTTGGTGGCGTTCACAATTCCTTCAAGGTTCTTGGAACTATGAACGTATGCAAAACTTGGGTTGGGCTTACTCATTGATCCCAGCTATCAAAAAATTGTACACTAAAAAAGAAGACCAAGCGGCTGCTCTTGAGCGTCACCTTGAGTTCTTCAACACTCACCCATACGTAGCTGCTCCTATCATGGGGGTTACTCTTGCACTTGAAGAAGAGCGCGCTAACGGTGTAGAAATCGATGACGCGGCTATCCAAGGGGTTAAAATCGGTATGATGGGACCTCTTGCTGGTATCGGTGACCCAGTATTCTGGTTTACAGTTCGTCCTATCCTTGGAGCCCTTGGTGCATCACTTGCTGCATCCGGTAACATTGTTGGTCCCCTTCTCTTCTTCTTTGGATGGAATGCTATCCGTATGGCCTTCCTATGGTATACACAAGAGTTCGGTTACAAAGCTGGATCTGAGATCACTAAAGACATGTCTGGTGGTATCTTGAAAGACATCACTAAAGGTGCTTCTATCCTTGGTATGTTCATCCTTGCCGTTCTTGTACAACGTTGGGTATCCATCAACTTCACTATCAACCTTCCAGGCAAACAATTGTCAGAAGGTGCCTACATCAACTTCCCAGAAGGTCCTGTTACAGGAGCTGAGTTGAAGGGCATTCTTGGTCAAGCGCTTAGTGGTATGAGCCTAGATAGAGTTCAACCACAAACGCTTCAAGGTCAGTTGGACTCATTGATTCCAGGATTGATGGGACTTCTCCTTACTTTCCTTTGCATGTGGTTGCTTAAGAAAAAAGTATCTCCAATCACAATCATCCTTGCCCTCTTTGCAGTTGGTATCGCAGCTCGTTTCTTCGGTATCATGTAA
- a CDS encoding PTS mannose/fructose/sorbose transporter subunit IIC has protein sequence MSDISIISAILVVVVAFLAGLEGILDQFQFHQPIVACTLIGLATGNLEAGVMLGGSLQMIALGWANIGAAVAPDAALASVAAAIILIKGGNFTTDGIAVATATAIPLAVAGLFLTMIVRTISVALVHSADAAAKDGNIAAVERAHFVALLLQGLRIAIPAAFLIAIPASAVQDALGLMPDWLNGGMAVGGAMVVAVGYAMVINMMATREVWPFFAIGFALAAISQLTLIALGVIGVALAFIYLNLTKQGGNGGGGAATSNDPIGDILEDY, from the coding sequence ATGTCAGATATTTCAATCATTTCTGCTATCTTGGTTGTAGTTGTTGCCTTCCTTGCAGGTCTTGAAGGTATCCTCGACCAATTCCAATTCCATCAACCAATCGTCGCATGTACCCTTATCGGACTTGCAACTGGTAACCTCGAAGCAGGTGTTATGCTTGGTGGATCTCTTCAAATGATCGCCCTTGGTTGGGCAAACATCGGAGCTGCCGTAGCTCCTGACGCTGCTCTTGCATCTGTTGCTGCAGCAATCATCTTGATCAAAGGTGGTAACTTTACTACTGATGGTATCGCCGTTGCAACGGCAACAGCTATCCCTCTTGCTGTAGCTGGACTTTTCTTGACAATGATTGTTCGTACAATCTCAGTTGCCTTAGTTCACTCAGCTGATGCTGCTGCTAAAGACGGAAACATTGCAGCTGTTGAGCGTGCTCACTTTGTTGCACTTCTTCTTCAAGGTCTTCGTATTGCAATCCCTGCTGCCTTCCTTATCGCTATCCCAGCTTCTGCTGTTCAAGACGCTCTTGGTTTGATGCCAGACTGGTTGAACGGTGGTATGGCTGTCGGTGGTGCTATGGTCGTTGCCGTTGGTTACGCTATGGTTATCAACATGATGGCAACTCGTGAAGTATGGCCATTCTTCGCTATCGGTTTTGCTCTTGCAGCAATCTCTCAATTGACTTTGATTGCCCTTGGTGTCATCGGTGTTGCCCTTGCCTTCATCTACCTTAACCTTACAAAACAAGGTGGAAACGGTGGCGGCGGAGCTGCGACTTCTAACGACCCAATCGGTGATATCCTAGAAGACTACTAG
- a CDS encoding PTS sugar transporter subunit IIB codes for MSIGIIIASHGEFAAGIHQSGSMIFGEQEKVQVVTFMPNEGPDDLYAKFNNAVAAFDAEDEVLVLADLWSGSPFNQASRVMGENPERKFAIITGLNLPMLIQAYTERLMDANAGVDKVAANIIKEAKDGIKALPEELNPVEEVASAAAAPVAQAAIPEGTVIGDGKLKINLARLDTRLLHGQVATAWTPDSKADRIIVASDNVANDDLRKELIKQAAPNGVKANVVPIQKLIDVAKDPRFGETHALILFETPQDALRAIEGGVPIKTLNVGSMAHSTGKTMINNVLSMDKEDVATFEKMRDLGVEFDVRKVPNDTKKDLFDLIKKANVQ; via the coding sequence ATGAGTATCGGAATCATTATTGCGAGCCACGGCGAATTTGCTGCGGGTATTCATCAGTCAGGATCTATGATCTTTGGTGAACAAGAAAAGGTTCAAGTTGTAACCTTTATGCCAAATGAAGGTCCAGATGACCTTTACGCTAAATTCAACAACGCTGTGGCTGCATTTGACGCAGAAGATGAGGTTCTAGTATTGGCTGACCTTTGGAGTGGATCTCCATTCAACCAAGCTAGCCGCGTAATGGGAGAAAATCCAGAACGTAAGTTTGCCATCATCACAGGACTGAACTTGCCGATGTTGATCCAAGCCTACACAGAGCGCCTTATGGACGCGAATGCAGGTGTGGATAAAGTCGCTGCGAATATCATTAAAGAAGCCAAAGATGGCATCAAGGCTCTTCCAGAAGAGCTTAACCCAGTTGAGGAAGTTGCAAGTGCTGCAGCTGCTCCAGTTGCACAAGCTGCTATTCCAGAAGGAACAGTTATCGGTGACGGTAAACTGAAAATCAACCTTGCTCGTCTAGACACTCGTCTCCTTCACGGTCAGGTTGCCACTGCTTGGACTCCAGATTCAAAAGCAGATCGTATCATCGTTGCTTCAGACAACGTTGCAAACGACGATTTGCGTAAAGAATTGATCAAACAAGCAGCTCCAAACGGAGTAAAAGCTAACGTTGTCCCAATCCAGAAATTGATCGACGTTGCAAAAGACCCACGTTTCGGCGAAACTCATGCCCTTATCTTGTTTGAAACACCTCAAGATGCACTTCGTGCTATCGAAGGTGGCGTGCCAATCAAGACCCTTAACGTTGGTTCTATGGCTCACTCAACAGGTAAAACAATGATTAACAACGTTTTGTCTATGGACAAAGAAGACGTTGCAACCTTTGAAAAAATGCGTGACCTCGGTGTTGAATTTGACGTACGTAAAGTACCAAACGACACGAAAAAAGATTTGTTTGACTTGATTAAGAAAGCAAACGTTCAATAA
- a CDS encoding Cof-type HAD-IIB family hydrolase: protein MTKKIIAVDLDGTLLNSESKLSDFTKETIKKISEKGHHVIITTGRPYRMAKDFYRELELHTPMINFNGSLTHLPGQAWEHEKCLTLDKKYLLDMVKRTEDIQADFIAGEYRKKFYITTPNEEIADPKLFGVENFRPENQFKPERVTKDPNCILLQTRAEDKYALADEMNRFYQHQLAINTWGGPLNILECTPKGVNKAFALEYLLNVMNRDKKDLIAFGDEHNDTEMLAFAGKGYAMKNANPALLPYADEQLPLTNEEDGVAHALQNLFL from the coding sequence ATGACTAAAAAAATTATCGCAGTCGATTTGGACGGAACCCTGCTGAATAGTGAAAGCAAGCTCTCCGATTTCACCAAAGAGACAATCAAAAAAATTTCAGAAAAAGGACACCATGTTATCATCACGACGGGACGTCCGTATCGTATGGCAAAAGATTTCTACCGTGAGCTAGAATTGCATACTCCCATGATTAACTTTAATGGTTCTCTTACCCATCTACCAGGACAGGCTTGGGAGCATGAAAAGTGCTTGACCTTGGACAAAAAATACCTCCTAGACATGGTCAAGCGCACGGAGGACATCCAGGCTGATTTTATTGCAGGAGAATATCGAAAAAAATTCTATATCACGACTCCGAATGAAGAAATTGCGGATCCTAAACTATTTGGCGTAGAGAACTTCCGGCCGGAAAATCAATTCAAACCTGAACGAGTAACCAAAGATCCCAACTGCATCCTTTTGCAAACAAGGGCTGAAGACAAATACGCTTTAGCGGACGAAATGAATCGTTTTTATCAGCACCAACTAGCTATCAATACCTGGGGCGGTCCCCTCAACATCCTCGAGTGTACTCCCAAAGGTGTAAACAAGGCATTTGCTCTAGAGTACTTGCTCAATGTGATGAATCGTGATAAAAAAGACTTAATCGCCTTTGGTGATGAGCATAATGACACTGAAATGTTGGCATTTGCAGGCAAGGGATATGCTATGAAAAACGCCAATCCTGCTCTTCTTCCATATGCAGACGAACAACTTCCTCTGACCAACGAAGAAGATGGAGTTGCCCACGCTTTACAAAATTTATTCCTATAA
- a CDS encoding NCS2 family permease produces MDKLFKLKEHGTDVRTEVLAGLTTFFAMSYILFVNPQMLSQTGMPVQGVFLATIIGSVVGTLMMAFYANLPYAQAPGMGLNAFFTFTVVFGMGYTWKEALGMVFICGIISLIITLTNVRKMIIESIPTTLRSAISAGIGVFLAYVGIKNAGLLKFSIDPGTYTVAGEGADKAQAALTANSAAVPGLVDFNTPAVLVALAGLAITIFFVVKGIKGGIILSILTTTVLAIAVGVVKLSGIDFASNNLSSAVNDLGTLFGAALGSEGLGSLISNTSRLPETLMAILAFSLTDIFDTIGTLIGTGEKVGIVATSGENHESVKLDKALYSDLVATSVGAIAGTSNVTTYVESAAGIGAGGRTGLTALVVAICFALSSFFSPLLAIVPTAATAPILIIVGIMMLSNLKNIPWDDMAEAVPAFFTSIFMGFSYSITQGIAVGFLTYTLTKVVKGQAKDVHVMIWILDALFILNYISMAL; encoded by the coding sequence ATGGACAAACTATTTAAACTAAAAGAGCACGGGACAGATGTTCGTACAGAGGTGCTTGCTGGTTTAACAACATTCTTTGCAATGAGTTATATTCTCTTTGTAAACCCTCAAATGCTTTCCCAAACGGGTATGCCTGTTCAAGGTGTGTTCTTGGCAACGATTATCGGTTCTGTAGTCGGTACCTTGATGATGGCTTTCTATGCTAATTTGCCCTACGCACAAGCACCAGGTATGGGATTGAATGCCTTCTTTACATTTACAGTTGTATTTGGGATGGGCTATACTTGGAAAGAAGCTCTTGGTATGGTCTTCATTTGTGGAATTATTTCACTGATTATTACCTTGACAAATGTTCGTAAAATGATCATCGAATCTATTCCCACAACACTTCGTTCAGCTATTTCGGCTGGTATTGGTGTTTTCCTTGCCTATGTTGGGATTAAGAATGCTGGTCTCTTGAAATTCTCAATCGATCCAGGTACTTATACTGTAGCAGGTGAAGGAGCGGACAAGGCTCAAGCTGCACTTACAGCAAACTCAGCAGCTGTTCCAGGCTTGGTAGACTTCAATACTCCAGCCGTATTGGTGGCTCTTGCAGGTCTGGCTATTACCATCTTCTTTGTTGTTAAAGGCATCAAGGGTGGAATTATTCTTTCTATTTTAACAACGACTGTCCTTGCTATTGCTGTTGGTGTTGTCAAATTGTCAGGGATCGACTTTGCTAGCAATAATCTTTCATCAGCGGTTAATGATTTAGGAACTTTGTTTGGTGCTGCTCTTGGTTCAGAAGGTTTAGGATCTTTGATTTCAAACACTTCGCGTTTACCAGAAACCTTGATGGCTATTCTTGCCTTCTCACTAACGGATATTTTTGATACAATCGGTACTCTTATCGGTACTGGTGAAAAAGTTGGTATCGTTGCGACAAGTGGGGAAAACCATGAGTCAGTTAAATTGGACAAGGCTCTTTACTCTGACTTGGTGGCAACTTCAGTAGGTGCCATTGCAGGTACATCAAACGTTACAACCTATGTTGAGTCTGCGGCGGGTATCGGTGCTGGTGGACGTACTGGGTTGACAGCCCTAGTGGTTGCGATCTGTTTTGCTCTATCTAGCTTCTTTAGCCCACTTCTAGCGATTGTTCCGACAGCTGCAACAGCACCAATTTTGATCATCGTCGGAATCATGATGCTTTCTAACTTGAAAAATATCCCTTGGGATGATATGGCTGAAGCGGTTCCTGCCTTCTTCACATCTATCTTTATGGGATTCAGCTACTCTATCACACAAGGGATTGCTGTTGGTTTCTTGACATATACCTTGACAAAAGTTGTCAAAGGTCAAGCCAAGGATGTGCACGTGATGATTTGGATTTTGGATGCCTTGTTTATCCTTAACTATATCAGTATGGCGCTATAA
- a CDS encoding CPBP family intramembrane glutamic endopeptidase, with protein sequence MKDKTIWQEVLNRGKWVLILLVAFVLSQFPIGLALFLANKQFPILQSGLLVGALSIVVLIVFIIGARKTQLATFNLSFFKAKDLARLVLSYLVIFATNLLGSLLLRLTNEATTNNQSILNGLVQNSSLISTFFLLVLIAPICEEILCRGIIPKKIFRGKEKLGFVVGAIVFALLHMPTNLPSVIIYGGMSTVLTWTAYKTERLEMSILLHMILNGIAFCLLALLVLISRNLGLSF encoded by the coding sequence ATGAAAGATAAGACGATTTGGCAAGAGGTTTTGAACAGAGGGAAATGGGTGCTCATCCTTTTGGTAGCTTTTGTTCTATCTCAATTTCCCATAGGACTTGCTTTGTTTTTAGCAAACAAACAGTTTCCGATTTTACAGTCAGGGCTCTTAGTTGGTGCCCTATCCATAGTCGTTTTGATTGTATTTATTATTGGTGCACGAAAAACACAACTTGCTACTTTTAATCTATCCTTTTTTAAGGCAAAAGACTTGGCTCGCTTGGTACTGAGTTATCTGGTGATTTTTGCGACAAATCTCTTGGGTTCACTCCTGCTTCGACTAACAAATGAGGCAACAACCAATAACCAATCAATACTGAATGGTTTGGTTCAGAATAGTTCCTTGATTTCAACTTTCTTCCTACTAGTCTTGATTGCGCCGATTTGTGAAGAAATTTTGTGTCGTGGAATTATTCCTAAAAAGATCTTCCGTGGAAAAGAAAAACTAGGTTTTGTTGTTGGTGCAATCGTCTTTGCCTTGCTCCATATGCCAACCAATTTACCTTCTGTAATTATTTATGGAGGAATGTCAACGGTTTTGACTTGGACAGCCTATAAGACTGAGCGTTTGGAGATGTCCATTTTGCTTCATATGATTCTCAATGGTATTGCATTTTGTTTGTTGGCCTTATTGGTATTGATTAGTAGAAATCTAGGTCTATCATTCTAA